CAAGCGATTGCATCCTCCCGTATATAGTTTAAGCgtgtaatcaaatcaaaacaaaactatAAAGATTCCGAGAATCAGGAACTGAGTTCTCAAAACCGCTCATCCGCCTTGTGCGCGCAAGACACTTGATGGGAATGTGCATGTGATTCCCATAACGTGTGTACAAGTaaacccgttttttttttttaagtagtaCTTTCACTCGCGTCTGTAATATACGGAACAGAGTCACGGGGTGTGTTAGCTGACCTCCATGGGGATGAGAAGATGACTCGATCTTTAGTCGTGATCCTGAAGATCACGAACAATCCCCTTCTCTGCAATCGACAGGCGCGCGGTATAAAAAGACCAAGGAAGATGAGCCAATGGTATCACAATCTCCTGTCTCCTCTCCAAGACAACTTCAATCctcatcaaaaatgaaattcgtaaGTTGATTTaactaaataaagaaatatttcgCATCGGTTCAAAATTTGACAGTCAGCTTTATTCTACACTTTTCATTCCATAGATTATTCTATTCGCCTTTTTGGCCGTGGCTTTGGCCGCACCCCAGCGTCGCCCCCAGAGCACTTTGACTGCCCCACGCCGTCCTCAAGCTTCACCCCAAGCCCAGCGTCCAGGAATCAAAACTCCGGAGGGAGAACCCATTGCCATTATCTCATCCAACAGCGAAATGAACGCCGATGGCAGCTACTCTTTCGAGTATAATTTCATGTTTATCACCAACTACTGTACATCACACCTATCTGAAATTATCCaataatgaattcaaaattttatagTTTCGAGTCTGCTGATGGCACCAGAGTCCAGGAGAGCGGAAACCAAAAGAAAGTTGGACCTAAACCCGAGGATATCGGCACCGTTTCCAGGGGCTCTTACTCTTACACTTCTCCGGACGGTGTTGTCCTCTCCATCAACTGGACCGCCGATGAAAACGGATTCCAGGCCGCTGGCGATCACCTGCCAACTCCTCCCCCGATGCCCGAACACGTCGTCAAGATGCTCGCAGACTTAAGAGCTCGCGGACTCCTGTAAACTATTCTGCCCATCATTCCAATTCCCAGTGAAATACCATTCTCTTTTTGTAAAGGAATAATTTCAATCGTTACCCGAATACTTTTTTCTTCGatgta
This sequence is a window from Daphnia pulicaria isolate SC F1-1A chromosome 7, SC_F0-13Bv2, whole genome shotgun sequence. Protein-coding genes within it:
- the LOC124350517 gene encoding endocuticle structural glycoprotein SgAbd-3-like; its protein translation is MVSQSPVSSPRQLQSSSKMKFIILFAFLAVALAAPQRRPQSTLTAPRRPQASPQAQRPGIKTPEGEPIAIISSNSEMNADGSYSFDFESADGTRVQESGNQKKVGPKPEDIGTVSRGSYSYTSPDGVVLSINWTADENGFQAAGDHLPTPPPMPEHVVKMLADLRARGLL